In a single window of the Allobranchiibius huperziae genome:
- a CDS encoding glutamate decarboxylase has product MALHGDNVPARHSPGRREGNPFLGLANPALENEIIPPLNTLSQHPVPPEVAYQLVHDELLLDGSARLNLATFVTTWMEPQAHQLMAESVDKNMIDKDEYPQTAAIENRCVAILADLWHAPEADVATGCSTTGSSEACMLAGMALKRRWAARTGADPSRKPNLVMGANVQVCWEKFCRYWDVEPRLVPVEGDRLHLGAEQAVAHCDENTIGVVAILGSTFDGSYEPVADIAAALDELAASGGPDVPIHVDGASGGMIAPFLDPDLVWDFRLPRVASINTSGHKYGLVYPGVGWAIWRDADALPKELVFNVNYLGGDMPTFALNFSRPGSEVIAQYYTFFRLGFEGYVAVQQASRDVATWLAGEVEKLGPYRLITRGDQLPVFAFTTSDDVTEWDVFAVSRGLREHGWQVPAYTFPQDRTDLAVLRIVCRHGFSRDLADLFLHDLTSVTTTLQKDVAKVGSSGPTSFHH; this is encoded by the coding sequence ATGGCCCTCCACGGTGACAACGTCCCTGCCCGGCACTCTCCAGGACGGCGCGAGGGGAACCCGTTCCTGGGACTCGCCAACCCGGCGCTCGAGAACGAGATCATCCCGCCCCTCAACACTCTGTCGCAGCATCCGGTGCCGCCGGAGGTCGCGTACCAACTGGTCCACGACGAGCTGCTCCTCGACGGCAGCGCCCGCCTCAACCTGGCCACGTTCGTCACGACCTGGATGGAGCCGCAGGCGCACCAGTTGATGGCCGAATCCGTCGACAAGAACATGATCGACAAGGACGAATACCCCCAGACGGCCGCCATCGAGAACCGGTGCGTGGCGATCCTCGCCGACCTGTGGCACGCACCCGAGGCCGACGTCGCGACCGGATGCTCGACGACCGGATCCAGCGAGGCGTGCATGCTCGCTGGGATGGCCCTCAAGCGCCGCTGGGCGGCCCGCACCGGTGCCGACCCCTCGCGGAAGCCGAACCTGGTGATGGGCGCGAACGTGCAGGTCTGCTGGGAGAAGTTCTGCCGCTACTGGGACGTCGAGCCGCGCCTCGTCCCGGTCGAGGGCGACCGGCTGCACCTGGGCGCGGAGCAGGCCGTCGCCCACTGCGACGAGAACACCATCGGCGTGGTCGCGATCCTCGGATCCACCTTCGACGGCAGCTACGAACCGGTCGCGGACATCGCCGCCGCGCTGGACGAGCTGGCGGCAAGCGGCGGGCCCGACGTCCCCATCCACGTCGACGGCGCGTCCGGCGGGATGATCGCTCCGTTCCTCGACCCCGACCTCGTCTGGGACTTCCGCCTCCCCCGGGTCGCCTCGATCAACACCTCAGGTCACAAGTACGGGCTGGTGTATCCCGGTGTCGGCTGGGCGATCTGGCGCGACGCGGACGCTCTGCCGAAGGAGCTGGTCTTCAACGTCAACTACCTCGGCGGCGACATGCCGACGTTCGCGTTGAACTTCTCCCGCCCGGGGTCGGAGGTCATCGCGCAGTACTACACGTTCTTCCGCCTCGGATTCGAGGGGTACGTCGCGGTGCAGCAGGCGTCCCGCGACGTCGCCACCTGGCTGGCCGGCGAGGTCGAGAAGCTCGGCCCCTACCGGCTCATCACCCGAGGGGACCAGCTGCCGGTCTTCGCCTTCACCACCAGCGACGACGTCACCGAGTGGGACGTCTTCGCGGTCTCCCGCGGCCTGCGCGAACACGGCTGGCAGGTGCCCGCGTACACCTTCCCGCAGGATCGCACCGATCTCGCCGTCCTGCGCATCGTCTGCCGGCACGGTTTCTCCCGTGACCTCGCCGATCTCTTCCTGCACGACCTCACGTCGGTCACCACGACGCTGCAGAAGGACGTGGCGAAGGTCGGCAGCAGCGGCCCGACGTCCTTCCACCACTGA
- a CDS encoding transglutaminase domain-containing protein, with protein sequence MITTQLHATRWYEVRHRTNYYYEDYVTASYGRACLRPRATPHQQVTSNVVEVRPGADVLTEHTDLFGNFSHYLEVRTRHTELRVSKTSVLSVTVPEVDVDALNRWTVASAARDLRESADVPRATYAAYTLPSSLVELTPAVREYAASILPPDRPLGEALADLYHRVFEDFQYAKGATGVSTTLDEVLANRRGVCQDFAHLGAGCLRAVGLPGRYVSGYIETAPPKGRPKLEGSDATHAWVAAMVPGGGWVDLDPTNDHFADSRYLTTAWGRDFRDVSPLRGVIYTESKTSRLEVLVDVIPLDPADLPPRLLSVT encoded by the coding sequence GTGATCACCACGCAGCTGCACGCGACCCGGTGGTACGAGGTGCGGCACCGCACCAACTACTACTACGAGGACTACGTCACCGCGTCGTACGGGCGGGCCTGCCTGCGCCCGAGGGCGACCCCGCACCAGCAGGTCACGTCCAACGTGGTCGAGGTCAGACCGGGGGCGGATGTGCTCACCGAGCACACCGACCTCTTCGGCAACTTCAGCCACTACCTCGAGGTCCGCACCCGGCACACCGAGCTGCGGGTGTCCAAGACCAGCGTCCTGTCGGTCACCGTGCCCGAGGTGGACGTCGATGCGTTGAATCGCTGGACCGTCGCCTCGGCGGCGCGCGACCTGCGCGAGTCCGCGGACGTGCCGCGGGCGACGTACGCGGCGTACACACTGCCCTCCAGCCTCGTGGAGCTCACCCCCGCAGTGCGGGAGTACGCCGCGTCGATCCTGCCGCCCGACCGTCCCCTCGGTGAGGCGCTGGCCGACCTCTACCACCGGGTGTTCGAGGACTTCCAGTACGCGAAGGGCGCGACGGGGGTGTCGACCACGCTGGACGAGGTGCTCGCGAACCGGCGTGGCGTCTGCCAGGACTTCGCACACCTGGGGGCAGGGTGCCTGCGGGCCGTCGGGCTGCCCGGCCGGTACGTCAGCGGGTACATCGAGACGGCGCCCCCGAAGGGAAGGCCCAAACTCGAGGGGTCGGACGCGACGCACGCCTGGGTCGCGGCGATGGTCCCCGGCGGCGGCTGGGTCGACCTGGACCCCACCAACGACCACTTCGCCGACTCCCGCTACCTCACGACCGCGTGGGGCCGCGACTTCCGTGACGTGTCGCCGTTGCGCGGGGTCATCTACACCGAGAGCAAGACCAGTCGCCTCGAAGTGCTGGTCGACGTCATTCCACTGGACCCCGCCGACCTGCCGCCTCGGCTGCTGTCGGTGACCTGA
- a CDS encoding circularly permuted type 2 ATP-grasp protein, which translates to MTTSADVIERYRDSLSDARSPLAGQDLGIPYDETFGADGPLAPSADLVRDMGALGAGGLRSLQAGVRRLVNDDGITYGVAPEGRRAGRWRLDALPVILDRAQWQVIESGLSQRAELLDALLTDLYGAQRLLADGTIPAAAVFGHAGFLPAAYGTSLPGPRQLILPSTDLARDADGRWTALADRAQAPSGAGYAMADRRIVARALPGLYRTTELSRLRGFFDDVRDALLAVAHERDRQPRVVLLSPGPASETAFDQAFVATLLGLPLVQSEDLGMRDGKVWLRTTGREEQVDVILRRVDASWSDPLDLRAGSRLGIPGLVEATRSGHVSVVNPLGAGVLENPALAPYLDRASRALLGEELRLPSVRTLWCGDDEARREGLARLGELVITPIDRETGEPTVFGWERTHAQLADLKAQIESEPWRWTLQEPVAMSTTPVVADDGLAPRRLVLRAFGVASDDGYRWMPGGLGRLSRDETSRLVSNAAGGQAKDVWVLASADIERTDRDNAHLWLARPLPGMYRSVALAPRAAGDLFWLGRYTERAESSTRLALICDDLVADHLRRSASPGYAAMAVLLAALTELTTVRPGFTGAHAETALAAPVRELRILLGDSARIGTIAYDIEAVVRTAHAARELLSVDTWRVLGRLQEALDGLPEDGDGADDPVQDVLGQALELLIALAGLNAESMVRDLAWAFLDAGRRTERALRTVDLLRQTLAQERPPVVDGQLTESVLRACDSLITHRRRLTAGQGPASPVQAALDLLLLDPANPRSVRFQLDQLEIALREVPNAEVTLQIAQIRGLLTGVDLDEICAARRTGLQQLGHDLHEQLTALGAAIENAHFGRPSTQQAMRVSELIEPEGFAQGMDGGLTQQLGGMTQTMAGDS; encoded by the coding sequence ATGACGACCTCCGCCGACGTGATCGAGCGCTACCGCGACAGCCTCTCCGACGCCCGATCACCGCTCGCCGGACAGGATCTCGGCATCCCGTACGACGAGACGTTCGGCGCTGACGGCCCCCTCGCCCCCAGCGCAGACCTCGTGCGCGACATGGGCGCGCTCGGCGCGGGCGGCCTGCGGTCGCTGCAGGCCGGGGTGCGCCGCCTGGTCAACGACGACGGCATCACCTACGGCGTGGCGCCCGAGGGCCGTCGAGCCGGCCGGTGGCGCCTGGACGCGCTCCCGGTCATCCTCGACCGCGCCCAGTGGCAGGTCATCGAATCGGGCCTGTCCCAGCGGGCCGAGCTGCTCGATGCGCTGCTGACCGACCTCTACGGCGCGCAGCGACTGCTGGCCGACGGCACCATCCCGGCCGCTGCGGTCTTCGGGCACGCAGGGTTCCTGCCCGCGGCGTACGGCACCTCGCTGCCCGGCCCGCGGCAGCTGATCCTGCCCAGCACCGACCTCGCCCGTGACGCCGACGGTCGGTGGACGGCGCTGGCCGACCGGGCGCAGGCCCCGTCCGGCGCCGGATACGCGATGGCCGACCGACGGATCGTCGCGCGCGCCCTGCCCGGCCTCTACCGCACCACCGAGCTGAGCCGGCTGCGCGGCTTCTTCGACGACGTGCGCGACGCCCTGCTGGCGGTCGCCCACGAGCGCGACCGCCAGCCGCGGGTCGTGCTGCTGTCACCCGGCCCGGCGAGCGAGACCGCGTTCGACCAGGCCTTCGTCGCCACCCTGCTCGGGCTGCCCCTGGTGCAGTCGGAGGACCTCGGCATGCGTGACGGCAAGGTCTGGTTGCGCACGACGGGCCGCGAGGAGCAGGTCGACGTGATCCTGCGGCGCGTCGACGCGTCCTGGTCGGACCCGCTCGATCTGCGCGCCGGCTCCCGGCTCGGCATCCCCGGGCTCGTCGAGGCGACCCGCAGCGGCCACGTGAGCGTGGTCAACCCGCTCGGTGCGGGCGTCCTGGAGAACCCAGCGCTGGCTCCCTACCTCGACCGGGCCAGCCGCGCACTGCTCGGTGAGGAGCTGCGGTTGCCGTCGGTGCGCACGCTCTGGTGCGGCGACGACGAGGCCCGCCGCGAAGGGCTCGCACGGCTCGGCGAACTCGTCATCACCCCGATCGACCGGGAGACGGGGGAGCCGACCGTCTTCGGGTGGGAGCGCACGCACGCCCAGCTCGCCGACCTGAAGGCGCAGATCGAGAGCGAGCCGTGGCGCTGGACCCTGCAGGAGCCGGTCGCGATGTCGACCACTCCGGTCGTCGCGGACGACGGGCTCGCTCCGCGACGTCTGGTGCTGCGCGCGTTCGGCGTCGCCAGCGACGACGGATACCGTTGGATGCCAGGTGGTTTGGGCCGGCTGTCGCGGGACGAGACCAGCCGTCTGGTGTCCAACGCGGCGGGCGGGCAGGCCAAGGACGTCTGGGTCCTCGCGTCCGCCGACATCGAACGCACCGACCGCGACAACGCCCACCTGTGGCTCGCGCGGCCGCTGCCGGGCATGTACCGCTCGGTCGCCCTCGCGCCGCGCGCCGCCGGCGACCTCTTCTGGCTCGGTCGTTACACCGAGCGCGCAGAGTCCTCCACCCGGCTCGCGCTGATCTGCGACGACCTCGTCGCGGACCACCTGCGGCGGTCGGCCTCACCGGGGTACGCCGCGATGGCGGTGCTGCTCGCAGCGCTCACCGAACTGACCACTGTGCGGCCGGGATTCACCGGAGCGCACGCGGAGACGGCTCTCGCGGCGCCGGTGCGCGAGTTGCGGATCCTGCTGGGCGACTCCGCCCGCATCGGCACCATCGCCTACGACATCGAGGCCGTCGTGCGCACCGCGCACGCCGCCCGCGAACTGCTGTCCGTCGACACCTGGCGCGTGCTCGGCCGGCTGCAGGAGGCGCTGGACGGGCTGCCGGAGGACGGCGACGGCGCCGACGACCCTGTGCAGGACGTGCTCGGCCAGGCACTGGAGCTGCTGATCGCGCTGGCCGGGCTCAACGCCGAGAGCATGGTGCGCGATCTGGCGTGGGCGTTCCTGGACGCCGGGCGGCGTACCGAACGGGCGCTACGTACCGTCGACCTGCTGCGCCAGACCCTCGCGCAGGAGCGCCCGCCGGTCGTGGACGGCCAGCTGACCGAATCGGTGCTGCGCGCGTGCGACAGCCTGATCACCCACCGTCGCCGGCTGACGGCGGGTCAGGGGCCGGCATCCCCGGTGCAGGCAGCACTGGACCTGCTGCTGCTCGACCCGGCCAACCCGCGCTCGGTCCGTTTCCAGCTCGACCAGCTGGAGATCGCGCTGCGCGAGGTGCCGAACGCCGAGGTCACGCTCCAGATCGCGCAGATCCGTGGGCTGCTCACGGGTGTCGACCTCGACGAGATCTGCGCGGCCCGGCGTACCGGACTGCAGCAGCTCGGTCACGACCTGCACGAGCAACTCACCGCGCTCGGCGCGGCGATCGAGAACGCGCACTTCGGTCGTCCGAGCACTCAGCAGGCGATGCGGGTCAGCGAGCTGATCGAGCCCGAGGGGTTCGCTCAGGGGATGGATGGCGGGCTCACCCAGCAGCTCGGCGGCATGACCCAGACGATGGCGGGGGACTCGTGA
- a CDS encoding transglutaminase family protein, with product MTIRVALQHRTTYTFDRPVTVHPHTVRLRPAPHSRTPITAYSLTVSPRDHFLNWQQDAFGNYLGRLVFPEKVGELDIIVDLVADMTVINPFDFFVEDYAETYPFAYPPELQADLEPYLRPVDDGATGAGPGPLVRQWVQDKVEQPAGGTRIVDFLVGINQRVRDDVAYSVRLETGVQQPDETLQKHLGSCRDSAWLLVSVLRQLGLAARFVSGYLVQLTADQAAIGGPSGPTQDFTDLHAWAEVYIPGAGWVGLDATSGLFAGEGHIPLCATPHPSSAAPISGATDFTGVEFSFSNSVTRVFEDPRVTKPYSEAQWQGVQALGTHVDDLLTEGDVRLTMGGEPTFVSVGDTSDPQWETAADGAEKRELATQLADKLRARWAPEGLTHHGQGKWYPGEPLPRWQIGLLWRRDGEPLWRDQSLLDDPWSTPRVETGSTAAGESVRALALAIAARLGVPAEVTRAAYEDPLNELLTQARAPRGERPDERVTPEARTEQRERELAAVDASAGMPAGWVVPIFSDPDGDGWATAHWRTRRERLFLMPGTSPLGLRLPLASVAWTEAPYVPDQSPFAARGPLQSIDPVTASDDVPPAPVRDIEDSPRTALAVEERDGHVFVFLPPCDDFEHGVSLLAAIEGAAAATGVAVVLEGYPPPGDGRVETLSVTPDPGVIEVNLQPTSSWPELVHLTESLDDDARHSRLATGKFDLDGTHTGTGGGNHITLGGATPAESPMLRRPDLLRSMITFWQHHPALSYVFSGRFIGPTSQSPRVDEGRAETLYELEIAFAELERVTSEPMQQGKDSLPWLTDRLLRHLLTDITGNTHRSEFCIDKLYSPDSDRGRLGLLEMRGFEMPPHPRMALVQALLVRTLVARFWAKPYAAPLIPWGTRLHDRFLLPAFAAADLRDVIDDLNAFLRESGSDTPLFDPAWVGPFHEFRFPRLGEVDVAGVHLELRQALEPWNVLGEEVGLGGTSRYVDSSVERVQVSATGLLPERHVVTCNGVPMPLLPVPGTSGQVAGGVRYRAWAPPSALHPTIGVHSPLVFDLVDRWNDRSLGGFTYHVTHPGGRSYEHYPVNAAEAETRRGSRFEAAGHTAGPVDTSAWPATASTAYASVDYPATLDLRRFSAGHKATS from the coding sequence GTGACGATCCGCGTGGCCCTCCAGCACCGCACGACCTACACCTTCGATCGCCCGGTCACCGTGCATCCTCACACCGTGCGGCTGCGGCCGGCTCCGCACAGCCGTACGCCGATCACGGCGTACTCGCTCACCGTGTCCCCGCGCGACCACTTCCTCAACTGGCAGCAGGACGCGTTCGGCAACTACCTGGGCCGCCTGGTCTTCCCCGAGAAGGTCGGTGAGCTCGACATCATCGTCGACCTCGTCGCCGATATGACGGTCATCAACCCGTTCGACTTCTTCGTCGAGGATTACGCGGAGACCTACCCGTTCGCCTACCCGCCGGAGCTGCAGGCCGACCTCGAGCCGTACCTGCGGCCGGTCGACGACGGCGCGACGGGAGCCGGTCCCGGTCCGCTCGTGCGGCAGTGGGTGCAGGACAAGGTCGAGCAACCCGCCGGCGGCACCCGCATCGTGGACTTCCTGGTCGGCATCAACCAGCGGGTCCGCGACGACGTGGCCTACAGCGTGCGCCTCGAGACCGGGGTGCAGCAGCCCGACGAGACGCTGCAGAAGCACCTGGGCTCCTGCCGGGACAGCGCGTGGCTGCTCGTCTCGGTGCTGCGCCAGCTGGGTCTGGCAGCGCGTTTCGTGTCCGGATACCTCGTACAGCTGACGGCTGATCAAGCGGCGATCGGCGGACCGAGCGGGCCCACCCAGGACTTCACCGACCTGCACGCGTGGGCCGAGGTCTACATCCCCGGCGCCGGATGGGTGGGTCTGGACGCGACCTCCGGTCTCTTCGCGGGCGAGGGGCACATCCCGCTCTGCGCGACCCCGCACCCGTCCAGCGCCGCCCCGATCTCCGGCGCCACCGACTTCACCGGGGTGGAGTTCTCCTTCTCCAACTCCGTGACCCGGGTCTTCGAGGACCCGCGGGTCACCAAGCCGTATTCGGAGGCGCAGTGGCAGGGCGTCCAGGCGCTCGGGACGCATGTCGACGACCTGCTGACCGAGGGCGACGTCCGCCTCACGATGGGCGGTGAGCCGACCTTCGTGAGCGTGGGGGACACCTCGGACCCGCAGTGGGAGACTGCCGCCGACGGTGCCGAGAAACGCGAACTGGCAACGCAATTGGCGGACAAGCTGCGCGCGCGCTGGGCGCCTGAAGGTCTGACGCACCACGGTCAGGGCAAGTGGTACCCCGGGGAGCCGCTCCCGCGCTGGCAGATCGGCCTGCTCTGGCGGCGCGACGGAGAGCCGCTCTGGCGCGACCAGTCCCTGCTCGACGACCCGTGGTCGACGCCGCGGGTCGAGACCGGCTCGACGGCCGCGGGGGAGTCGGTACGCGCTCTGGCTCTCGCGATCGCCGCACGGCTCGGCGTGCCCGCTGAGGTGACGCGTGCGGCGTACGAGGACCCGCTGAACGAGCTGCTCACCCAAGCCCGCGCGCCCCGTGGCGAGCGACCGGACGAGCGCGTCACTCCCGAGGCGCGCACCGAGCAGCGCGAGCGCGAGTTGGCCGCTGTCGACGCCTCCGCAGGTATGCCGGCCGGTTGGGTCGTGCCCATCTTCTCCGACCCGGACGGCGACGGCTGGGCGACCGCGCACTGGCGCACCCGCCGCGAGCGCCTCTTCCTGATGCCCGGCACCTCCCCGCTCGGCCTGCGCCTCCCGTTGGCGTCGGTGGCCTGGACCGAAGCGCCGTACGTGCCCGACCAGTCGCCGTTCGCCGCTCGTGGTCCGCTGCAGTCGATCGACCCGGTCACGGCGTCCGACGACGTGCCGCCTGCACCCGTCCGCGACATCGAGGACTCGCCACGCACCGCCCTGGCCGTGGAGGAGCGCGACGGTCACGTCTTCGTCTTCCTGCCGCCCTGCGACGACTTCGAGCACGGCGTCAGCCTGCTCGCCGCCATCGAGGGTGCGGCTGCGGCGACAGGCGTCGCCGTGGTGCTGGAGGGGTATCCGCCGCCCGGGGACGGCCGCGTCGAGACCCTCAGCGTCACGCCCGACCCCGGGGTCATCGAGGTCAACCTGCAGCCGACGAGCAGTTGGCCGGAGTTGGTGCACCTCACCGAGAGCCTGGACGACGACGCCCGCCACTCCCGGCTCGCGACCGGGAAGTTCGACCTCGACGGCACGCACACCGGCACCGGTGGCGGCAACCACATCACTCTTGGCGGGGCGACCCCGGCCGAGAGTCCGATGTTGCGGCGCCCGGACCTGCTGCGCAGCATGATCACGTTCTGGCAGCACCACCCGGCGCTGTCCTACGTCTTCTCGGGCCGGTTCATCGGGCCGACCAGCCAGAGCCCGCGGGTCGACGAAGGCCGTGCGGAGACCCTCTACGAGCTGGAGATCGCCTTCGCCGAGCTCGAGCGCGTCACGAGCGAGCCCATGCAACAGGGGAAGGACTCCTTGCCCTGGCTGACCGACCGGCTGCTGCGCCACCTGCTCACCGACATCACCGGAAACACCCACCGCAGCGAGTTCTGCATCGACAAGCTCTACAGCCCCGATTCCGACCGCGGCCGTCTCGGGCTGCTGGAGATGCGCGGCTTCGAGATGCCGCCGCATCCCCGGATGGCGCTGGTGCAGGCACTGCTCGTGCGCACCCTCGTGGCGCGCTTCTGGGCCAAGCCGTACGCCGCGCCGCTCATCCCGTGGGGCACGCGGCTGCACGACCGCTTCCTGCTGCCGGCTTTCGCGGCGGCCGATCTGCGCGACGTCATCGACGACCTCAACGCATTCCTGCGTGAGAGTGGCAGCGACACACCGCTCTTCGACCCCGCCTGGGTCGGGCCGTTCCACGAGTTCCGCTTCCCGCGGTTGGGCGAGGTCGACGTCGCGGGCGTGCACCTGGAGCTGCGGCAGGCGCTGGAGCCGTGGAACGTGCTGGGTGAGGAGGTGGGCCTGGGCGGTACGTCGCGCTACGTGGACTCCTCGGTCGAACGCGTCCAGGTGAGCGCGACCGGTCTGCTGCCCGAGCGGCACGTGGTGACCTGCAACGGCGTCCCCATGCCCCTGCTTCCGGTGCCCGGCACCAGTGGCCAGGTCGCGGGCGGCGTGCGCTACCGCGCGTGGGCCCCGCCGTCGGCGTTGCACCCGACGATCGGCGTCCACTCGCCGCTCGTCTTCGACCTCGTCGACCGCTGGAACGACCGCTCGCTCGGCGGTTTCACCTACCACGTGACCCACCCCGGCGGCCGCTCGTACGAGCACTACCCGGTGAACGCCGCGGAGGCGGAGACCCGCCGGGGAAGCCGTTTCGAGGCCGCCGGCCACACCGCCGGTCCGGTCGACACGAGCGCGTGGCCGGCCACCGCGAGCACGGCGTACGCCAGTGTCGACTATCCCGCCACGCTCGACCTGCGACGCTTCTCGGCCGGCCACAAGGCGACCTCGTAG
- a CDS encoding DNA polymerase IV — protein sequence MRTTASILHLDLDAFFAAVEQRDKPSLKGKPVCVGGTGHRGVVSTASYEARVYGARSAMPTAQARRLCPAGTAFLSPRFGAYSRSSEAVMGLLHELSPVVQQVSVDEAYVDLAAAGIDLTLDAVTARVRRLLDDIPGATGGLTASAGVASSKMLAKIASDLDKPAGLVVVPPGQELDVLGPLPVRAIGGIGPATATRLRTFGVESVADLQRMGEPDLVSIFGDSHGRGIYRLARAQDDRAVETEREAKSVSAEETFEVDVTDPRVLAAELATMSTRVTGRLAEGSAFARTVTIKVRQHDFTTSTRSATLPHPTGEPEVIRATAQRLLDGVDVSDGLRLLGVGVSGFTTHAQEQFLFGDDEPEHVAEAAVAPSMPAPLLRSSQGWAPGADVRHDEHGAGWVWGRGLGRVTVRFEGPGTPPGPVRTFAADDPALHPADPPNWT from the coding sequence ATGCGTACGACGGCCAGCATCCTGCACCTGGATCTGGACGCGTTCTTCGCCGCGGTCGAGCAGCGCGACAAGCCCTCGCTGAAGGGCAAGCCGGTCTGTGTCGGGGGCACGGGGCACCGCGGCGTCGTGTCGACGGCGTCGTACGAGGCGCGGGTCTACGGCGCACGGTCGGCGATGCCCACGGCCCAGGCGCGCCGGTTGTGCCCGGCCGGCACGGCGTTCCTGTCACCTCGCTTCGGCGCGTACAGCCGCTCCAGTGAAGCGGTGATGGGGCTGCTGCACGAGCTGTCGCCGGTCGTACAGCAGGTGTCGGTCGACGAGGCGTACGTCGATCTCGCGGCTGCGGGAATCGACCTCACGCTCGACGCCGTCACGGCGAGGGTGCGTCGCTTGCTCGACGACATCCCCGGCGCGACCGGCGGGCTGACGGCTTCGGCGGGGGTCGCGTCGTCGAAGATGCTGGCCAAGATCGCCTCCGACCTGGACAAGCCGGCGGGGTTGGTCGTCGTCCCCCCTGGCCAGGAACTCGATGTGCTCGGCCCGTTGCCGGTGCGCGCCATCGGCGGGATCGGGCCGGCCACGGCGACCCGGCTGCGCACGTTCGGGGTCGAGAGCGTCGCGGACCTGCAGCGCATGGGTGAGCCGGATCTGGTCAGCATCTTCGGCGATTCGCACGGCCGCGGTATCTACCGGCTCGCGCGGGCCCAGGACGACCGCGCGGTGGAGACGGAGCGGGAGGCCAAGAGCGTGTCGGCGGAGGAGACGTTCGAGGTGGATGTGACCGATCCGCGGGTGCTGGCCGCCGAACTCGCCACGATGAGCACCCGGGTGACGGGTCGGTTGGCCGAGGGGTCGGCGTTCGCCCGGACCGTGACCATCAAGGTGCGCCAGCACGACTTCACCACCTCGACCCGCTCGGCGACCCTGCCGCACCCCACGGGCGAGCCCGAGGTCATCCGCGCCACCGCGCAGCGGCTGCTCGACGGGGTCGACGTGTCGGACGGACTGCGCCTGCTCGGGGTCGGCGTGTCCGGGTTCACCACCCACGCGCAGGAGCAGTTCCTCTTCGGCGACGACGAGCCCGAGCACGTAGCGGAAGCGGCGGTCGCTCCCTCGATGCCCGCACCACTGCTGCGATCCAGCCAGGGATGGGCGCCCGGAGCGGACGTGCGGCACGACGAGCACGGCGCGGGCTGGGTGTGGGGCCGCGGCCTGGGGCGGGTCACGGTGCGCTTCGAGGGTCCGGGTACGCCGCCGGGGCCCGTCCGCACCTTCGCCGCCGACGACCCGGCCCTCCACCCCGCCGACCCGCCCAACTGGACCTGA